A single uncultured Methanolobus sp. DNA region contains:
- a CDS encoding PAS domain S-box protein: MAETARFRRTIRNIPDDLSESEKRLRSIFKAAPIGIGVVSDRVLTEVNSQICEMIGYTEEELVGSSSRILYPSDSEFEYVGSEKYRQIAENGTGTVETKWMKKDRNIIDILLSSTPIDVNNLKLGVTFTALDITERIANEKKIADEAKRWEALITQSKDGIVILDKMGGVYDANQSYANMIGYSLEEVKQLHVWDWDAKLSRDKLEKMILSVGKNGIDLETIHRRKDGTTFDVAISSSSIHYENKNLVLCVCTDISERKKAEYTLRESEEKFRTLISGMQQGLAVHEIIFNDKGKVADYRFLDVNDSFEKITGLKKEDIIGRTVLEVLPNTEDYWIEKYGHVATTGEPLFYENYSSELDRYYEVVAYRPRPGQFATIITDVTERKKAEKVHKLQAERDKAIIDTLPDMLLVFDREGYCREFYIGEESKPVNPIGDVVGSNIKDAFPAEEASRYIQICNECIDSGKMKSVEYQISKNGKISFFEARVSPLNENNVLAIIRDITESKNYRDTLTTITETGFEHGDNIFRILVRQLAVSQSVNTAFLAEFCQEEEKASTVAVWNHGNYVQNFGFDTKGTLCENVLLSGEWFCPSNVQQLYPESQVLKRLGAESYWGLALRNDSNENIGVLVIIDDKPMEHSAHLYSILSSFAARAAAEIERRKAEEALKENERKFRSYVDNSPSAIIVADNTGQYIDVNPAASRITGFSREELLSMNQKDTFPPEEKYNYEKLFQELHENGHLSVELPFLKKDGTRGYWAVDIVRLSEELFLGVHTDISDRINAEEMLGSATYRLSLATKSAEIGIWEWDFKANSLIWDKKMHDIYGTDPGEFTGEFRHWEEKVHPDDSKMVSRELNDAVSGIKDFKTEFRILTPNNEVRFLEAHAMVIRDPDGNPLKAIGTNWDITERKVAEEALIYSKIISEDTNRIKSEFMKNMSHELRTPLTAVIGFADVLLKQDSQGLSKAQKTYAEYIYTSGNNLLDLINKILDFSKYEINDLENLNLKKVTLDSLVNEIIMLIAKKAADRSISLSFKRKESIGTFYADEHKLTQIIHNLLENAVKFTEPGGSVTIETSTYGRMLRISVIDTGIGICNEDLNNIFKPFHQIDGSIGRKYSGTGIGLALTKKFVELHGGTIKVTSEPGKGSNFTFEIPIDPYLAD; encoded by the coding sequence ATGGCTGAAACAGCCCGTTTCCGGAGAACTATCAGAAACATACCTGATGACCTATCAGAAAGTGAGAAAAGGCTTCGAAGCATATTCAAAGCTGCACCTATTGGAATAGGTGTTGTATCCGATAGAGTTCTTACCGAAGTCAACTCACAAATATGTGAAATGATCGGCTACACTGAAGAAGAACTGGTAGGTTCCAGCTCCAGAATACTTTACCCATCTGATTCTGAGTTTGAATATGTAGGTTCAGAAAAGTACCGCCAGATCGCAGAAAATGGTACCGGGACCGTTGAAACAAAATGGATGAAAAAAGACCGGAACATCATTGATATATTGCTATCCTCCACTCCAATCGATGTTAATAACCTCAAACTTGGAGTAACATTTACAGCCCTTGACATAACTGAAAGAATAGCTAATGAGAAAAAAATAGCTGATGAAGCAAAACGATGGGAAGCTCTGATCACCCAGTCAAAGGATGGAATTGTCATACTCGATAAAATGGGAGGCGTTTATGATGCAAACCAGAGTTATGCAAATATGATCGGTTATTCGCTTGAAGAAGTGAAACAATTACACGTATGGGACTGGGATGCAAAATTGTCCAGAGACAAACTGGAAAAAATGATCCTTTCCGTAGGAAAAAATGGTATTGACCTGGAAACAATACATCGTCGCAAAGATGGCACTACTTTTGATGTAGCGATAAGCTCCAGTAGCATTCACTACGAAAATAAGAATCTTGTACTTTGTGTATGCACTGACATTTCTGAACGCAAGAAAGCCGAATATACACTGCGGGAAAGTGAGGAAAAGTTCAGAACACTCATCTCAGGAATGCAACAGGGACTTGCGGTTCACGAGATCATCTTTAACGATAAAGGAAAAGTTGCAGATTACAGGTTCCTTGACGTAAATGATAGTTTTGAAAAGATAACCGGTCTTAAAAAAGAAGATATAATTGGCAGAACCGTACTTGAAGTGCTCCCAAATACAGAAGATTACTGGATAGAAAAATACGGACACGTTGCTACTACCGGGGAACCACTGTTCTATGAAAATTATTCAAGTGAACTTGACAGGTACTATGAAGTTGTAGCATACAGACCACGTCCGGGTCAGTTCGCAACGATAATAACTGACGTAACTGAGAGGAAAAAGGCAGAAAAAGTACACAAGTTACAGGCTGAAAGAGACAAAGCAATAATCGATACACTACCGGATATGTTACTTGTTTTTGACAGAGAAGGATATTGCAGGGAGTTCTATATCGGTGAAGAGTCTAAACCTGTTAACCCTATTGGAGACGTAGTCGGCTCAAACATAAAAGATGCGTTCCCTGCTGAAGAGGCAAGCAGATATATACAGATCTGCAACGAGTGTATCGATTCTGGAAAAATGAAGAGCGTTGAATATCAGATAAGCAAAAATGGAAAAATATCTTTTTTCGAAGCAAGGGTGAGCCCGCTTAATGAGAACAATGTGCTTGCAATTATCCGTGATATAACCGAAAGCAAAAATTACAGGGATACCTTAACAACGATCACAGAGACCGGATTTGAACATGGGGATAACATATTCCGCATTCTTGTCAGACAACTTGCTGTGTCTCAGAGTGTAAATACTGCTTTTTTGGCTGAGTTCTGTCAGGAAGAAGAAAAAGCGTCTACAGTCGCAGTCTGGAATCACGGGAACTATGTTCAGAATTTTGGGTTTGATACTAAAGGAACATTATGCGAAAATGTATTGTTAAGCGGAGAATGGTTCTGTCCCTCAAATGTACAGCAACTTTATCCTGAAAGCCAGGTACTTAAAAGGCTGGGAGCGGAAAGTTACTGGGGACTGGCACTTAGAAACGATTCTAACGAAAACATCGGTGTGCTTGTGATCATCGACGATAAGCCTATGGAACACTCTGCACACCTGTACTCAATATTGAGTAGTTTTGCTGCACGTGCTGCTGCCGAGATCGAAAGAAGGAAAGCAGAAGAAGCACTGAAAGAGAATGAGAGAAAATTCCGCAGCTATGTGGATAATTCACCCAGTGCCATCATTGTAGCGGATAATACCGGACAATACATAGATGTGAATCCTGCAGCAAGCAGGATCACAGGTTTTAGCAGGGAAGAATTGCTATCGATGAACCAGAAAGATACTTTTCCTCCTGAAGAAAAATACAATTATGAAAAACTGTTTCAGGAATTACATGAAAATGGTCATTTGTCCGTGGAATTACCGTTCCTAAAGAAAGATGGAACTCGCGGATACTGGGCTGTGGATATTGTACGTCTTTCTGAAGAACTCTTCCTTGGAGTACACACTGATATTAGCGACAGGATCAATGCAGAGGAAATGCTTGGTTCTGCGACTTACAGACTTTCTCTTGCAACCAAAAGTGCTGAGATAGGCATATGGGAGTGGGATTTCAAAGCTAATTCCCTTATATGGGACAAAAAGATGCATGATATCTACGGAACCGACCCCGGTGAATTTACAGGTGAGTTCAGGCACTGGGAAGAAAAAGTTCATCCTGATGACAGTAAAATGGTCTCTAGAGAGCTTAATGATGCCGTATCAGGAATAAAGGACTTCAAGACAGAATTCCGTATTCTCACTCCGAATAATGAAGTCCGTTTCCTTGAAGCGCATGCAATGGTAATACGTGATCCTGACGGAAACCCATTGAAAGCAATTGGAACTAACTGGGACATTACTGAAAGAAAGGTAGCAGAAGAGGCTTTGATATATTCAAAGATCATATCTGAAGATACTAACCGTATCAAAAGTGAGTTCATGAAAAATATGTCCCATGAACTGAGAACACCACTTACAGCAGTTATTGGTTTTGCAGATGTCCTTTTGAAACAGGATTCGCAAGGACTTAGTAAGGCACAAAAAACGTATGCAGAGTATATCTATACCAGTGGAAATAACCTTCTGGACCTTATAAACAAGATACTTGATTTTTCAAAATACGAGATCAATGACCTCGAAAATCTGAATCTTAAAAAGGTAACACTGGACAGTCTTGTGAACGAGATAATTATGCTTATAGCAAAAAAGGCAGCAGACAGAAGTATCAGTCTTTCATTCAAGAGAAAGGAATCAATTGGTACATTCTACGCAGATGAGCATAAACTTACACAGATAATACATAACCTTCTTGAAAATGCTGTCAAATTTACTGAGCCGGGCGGATCGGTCACAATTGAAACTTCAACATACGGCCGGATGCTTAGAATATCAGTCATAGACACCGGAATTGGAATCTGTAACGAAGACCTGAACAACATATTCAAACCATTCCACCAGATAGATGGCTCCATTGGCCGTAAATACAGTGGAACCGGAATCGGACTTGCACTTACAAAGAAGTTTGTGGAGCTGCATGGCGGAACCATAAAGGTGACAAGTGAGCCGGGAAAAGGCAGCAATTTTACTTTTGAGATCCCAATAGATCCATATTTAGCCGACTGA
- a CDS encoding PQQ-dependent sugar dehydrogenase has protein sequence MQIRSENKTWWIAFVFLVIIIILVLSANYMGVRPTVTGSGASGIDLPEGFVIDVYADDLGKTLLSFGGPSPGPRMMMVKDGMLFVSIPNKGVIAILPDRNNDNVADELKIFIQGLDYPHGIDYYDGWYYIAEETRVIRVRDENGDLVAENESIEVLIDNLPSGGHYTRTVKVHDGELYLSMGSSCNVCDESNEMRAAISKSDLDGSNLTVFASGLRNSVGLAFHPVTGELYATENGRDWLGDNTPPDEINLIVEGGDYGWPDCYGKNIFDTDFNNTEYTGNPCNDSGRIPSLVDLQAHSAPLGLTFYDGDMFPEEYQGNLFVCFHGSWNRQEPTGYKIVNIDMDTLQVNDFATGWLKAATISGRPVDVIVADDGSLFVSDDNAGKIYRVHYSG, from the coding sequence ATGCAAATCAGGTCTGAGAATAAGACATGGTGGATAGCTTTCGTTTTTCTGGTAATTATCATTATACTTGTCCTGTCTGCCAACTATATGGGTGTTCGTCCGACAGTTACAGGTTCAGGAGCTTCAGGCATAGATCTGCCGGAAGGTTTTGTTATTGATGTTTACGCAGATGATCTTGGAAAAACTCTGCTCTCTTTCGGTGGTCCATCACCCGGTCCTCGCATGATGATGGTAAAAGATGGTATGCTCTTTGTTTCTATCCCGAACAAAGGAGTCATAGCTATTCTGCCGGACAGGAACAACGATAATGTTGCTGATGAACTCAAGATTTTCATTCAGGGACTTGATTATCCGCATGGTATAGACTACTACGATGGCTGGTATTACATAGCTGAAGAGACCAGGGTCATTCGTGTGAGAGACGAGAATGGTGACCTTGTGGCTGAGAATGAAAGTATTGAAGTCCTGATAGACAATCTTCCAAGCGGAGGTCACTATACAAGGACCGTTAAGGTTCATGACGGCGAACTTTACCTGAGCATGGGATCATCATGCAATGTATGTGATGAGTCCAATGAAATGAGAGCAGCCATATCAAAGAGTGATCTTGATGGCAGCAACCTTACAGTATTTGCAAGCGGACTTCGAAATTCCGTAGGTCTGGCATTCCACCCGGTTACAGGAGAGTTGTATGCAACCGAGAACGGAAGAGACTGGCTTGGAGACAACACCCCGCCTGATGAGATCAACCTTATAGTTGAAGGCGGAGATTATGGCTGGCCGGATTGTTATGGTAAGAATATCTTTGATACCGATTTCAATAATACCGAGTACACCGGAAACCCCTGCAACGATAGTGGCAGGATTCCCAGTTTAGTTGACCTTCAGGCTCATTCCGCACCGCTTGGCCTGACATTTTACGATGGCGACATGTTCCCTGAAGAGTATCAGGGTAATCTGTTCGTGTGTTTCCACGGCTCATGGAACCGTCAGGAACCCACCGGATACAAGATAGTTAATATTGACATGGACACTCTTCAGGTCAATGATTTTGCAACCGGATGGCTCAAAGCCGCAACAATAAGCGGCAGACCGGTTGATGTGATCGTTGCAGATGACGGTTCACTTTTTGTAAGCGATGACAATGCGGGGAAGATATACAGGGTACATTACTCTGGCTAA
- a CDS encoding PAS domain S-box protein, which yields MTQGNSFSLLYDTTEQLVDVVASFFDAGLKNNECCLWGVAGQLDVENVKQMLKEAGLDVDRYVDNGQLLFSQCNECYIAGKGSVSDIDLLKWQEIYNIAMAEGYNGLRIVDKFTIVDGESWDSFVEYEKQAMELIRTKKITGLFAFLLEARSRMEMIELISMHDGTIIEKNGRWTLLQSSSSCKTVSRSQYFRDEILENVWTGFWAVDENDKIVFFNKGMESISGLSKSDVCGKKLTSFVPKSIEGEDPGFADVFQAVKEDLQSRSYDVFPFIKPDGQFIYHSGFLLPLTDDEGNYSGMIGTIGKLVDQTIDHEALRDKFKSIEKLEDIYRKSPVVAFLWTAEDDWPVAFVSENISQFGYTPSDLTSGKMNYGDIIHPDDLDYVRSDVSQLEVQGKMFFSKEYRLMTKSGKVRWVTERSHLIRDEKGDPAYYQGIIIDVTDRKKAEETALASEKKYHLIFENSPLGIFHFDEKGIITHCNEKFLEIMELKSKEDIIGFDLGASIVDKNMKKAVDDALSRKQGFFEGEYHTVSTGITIYIKAYYSPNVSEDGSFLGGIGVFEDISDKKMAEDAVLDAEKKYRLIFENSPVGIFHFNAEGIVTHCNEKFLQIIGVENKDSVIGINMVTQIQDEGMKKAISDVLSRKTGHFEGKYHTVISGKDLYLKADFSPNLADDGTLLGGIGIYGDISIRKRAEEALRLDESRLEALLKISHVTDLSLSGVSDFIQEEAVRLTQSKIGYLAFLDDTSTKLIIYSWSQSIMDRCRVKGKKLEYTIEETGLWGEPIRQKKAVIVNDFDAPNPLKHGYPQGHIRLRRYMSIPIFDGKKIVGVAGVGNKDEDYDKTDVRQLTLFMEGMWKLIQRQRSEDTLREYADELFKVNEELSKTNEELSQANEELKSLDRMKDDFLSNVSHEFKTPLTSIQGYSQLISDGTLGEVNEQQQKAVETVLRNSERLRRLVDSLLYLSRAQSGKLNYSFEKLDIKDILDHAVQDLALQAASKNIELITEIPSDLPQLSVDRDKMMDVFVNLIDNAVKFTQDGGKVTVSAHVSEGSMYLDVEDTGIGIPEDKIPMLFQRFYQVDSSVKRRYGGTGLGLYICKKIVEDHKGDIYVSSEEGKGTTVHVRLPLEQ from the coding sequence TTGACACAGGGTAATTCATTTTCCCTGCTCTACGATACCACCGAACAGCTTGTGGATGTTGTTGCTTCATTTTTTGATGCGGGACTGAAGAACAATGAGTGTTGTCTCTGGGGTGTGGCAGGTCAACTTGATGTTGAAAATGTGAAGCAGATGCTAAAGGAAGCAGGACTTGATGTTGACAGGTATGTTGATAATGGACAATTGCTGTTCTCGCAGTGCAATGAATGTTATATTGCCGGAAAAGGCTCTGTTTCTGATATTGATCTCCTGAAATGGCAGGAAATATATAACATTGCAATGGCTGAAGGCTACAATGGCCTGCGTATTGTTGACAAATTTACGATTGTAGATGGAGAGTCCTGGGACAGTTTTGTAGAATATGAAAAACAGGCCATGGAGCTTATCAGGACAAAGAAGATCACAGGTCTGTTTGCGTTTCTCCTTGAAGCACGTTCAAGGATGGAAATGATCGAGCTTATCAGTATGCATGACGGAACCATCATTGAGAAAAATGGCAGATGGACACTACTTCAGAGTTCATCATCATGCAAGACAGTTAGCAGGAGTCAGTATTTCAGGGACGAGATACTTGAGAATGTCTGGACAGGTTTCTGGGCTGTTGACGAAAATGATAAGATCGTCTTTTTCAACAAGGGCATGGAATCCATATCCGGTCTGTCAAAAAGTGATGTTTGCGGAAAGAAGCTGACAAGTTTTGTCCCAAAAAGCATTGAAGGTGAAGACCCTGGATTTGCAGATGTTTTCCAGGCTGTGAAAGAAGACCTGCAATCAAGAAGTTATGATGTTTTCCCATTTATTAAACCGGATGGTCAGTTCATTTATCACAGCGGTTTTCTGCTGCCTCTCACAGATGATGAGGGAAATTACAGCGGCATGATAGGTACTATCGGCAAACTTGTCGATCAGACCATTGACCATGAAGCCCTTCGTGATAAGTTCAAATCCATAGAAAAACTGGAAGATATCTACCGGAAAAGTCCTGTTGTTGCATTTCTCTGGACTGCTGAGGACGACTGGCCGGTTGCTTTTGTTTCAGAGAACATCTCCCAGTTCGGTTATACTCCTTCTGACCTGACTTCCGGCAAAATGAACTATGGTGACATAATCCATCCTGATGATCTTGATTATGTACGCAGTGATGTATCACAGCTTGAAGTACAGGGAAAGATGTTCTTTTCAAAGGAATATCGCCTGATGACTAAATCCGGCAAGGTTCGCTGGGTTACGGAAAGGTCTCATCTTATCAGGGATGAAAAAGGTGATCCTGCTTACTATCAGGGTATCATCATAGATGTCACGGATAGGAAAAAGGCAGAAGAGACCGCTCTTGCTTCAGAGAAGAAATATCACCTTATTTTTGAGAATTCTCCTCTTGGAATTTTCCATTTCGATGAAAAGGGGATCATTACTCACTGCAATGAAAAATTCCTGGAAATAATGGAGCTGAAAAGCAAAGAGGATATTATTGGTTTTGATCTTGGAGCATCAATAGTAGATAAAAATATGAAAAAAGCAGTTGATGATGCTCTTTCAAGAAAGCAGGGTTTTTTTGAGGGTGAATACCATACAGTTTCCACTGGTATCACGATCTACATAAAAGCATATTACAGTCCAAATGTTTCTGAAGACGGCAGTTTCCTTGGTGGGATCGGTGTTTTTGAGGACATTTCTGATAAAAAGATGGCAGAAGATGCTGTACTTGACGCTGAGAAGAAATACCGCCTTATTTTTGAGAACTCTCCGGTAGGGATCTTCCATTTCAATGCTGAGGGCATCGTAACTCACTGCAATGAAAAGTTCCTTCAGATAATAGGAGTTGAAAACAAGGATAGCGTTATTGGTATCAACATGGTCACTCAGATACAGGATGAGGGCATGAAAAAGGCAATTTCCGATGTTCTTTCAAGAAAGACCGGTCATTTTGAAGGTAAATATCATACTGTTATCAGCGGCAAAGATCTTTATCTTAAAGCCGATTTCAGTCCAAATCTTGCAGACGATGGGACTCTTCTTGGAGGTATTGGCATTTATGGTGACATTTCCATCCGCAAAAGAGCAGAAGAGGCTTTGCGTCTTGATGAGTCCCGTCTTGAAGCCTTACTGAAGATAAGTCATGTCACAGATCTCTCTCTAAGTGGCGTTTCAGACTTCATACAGGAAGAAGCTGTAAGGCTAACCCAGAGCAAGATCGGTTATCTGGCATTCCTTGATGACACCAGTACAAAGCTCATAATTTATTCATGGTCACAAAGTATCATGGACAGATGCAGGGTGAAGGGAAAGAAGCTGGAATACACAATTGAGGAGACCGGTCTATGGGGAGAACCTATCAGGCAGAAGAAAGCCGTGATAGTAAACGATTTCGATGCTCCCAATCCACTGAAGCATGGTTATCCGCAAGGTCACATAAGGCTCAGACGTTACATGAGTATCCCAATATTTGACGGGAAGAAGATCGTAGGCGTTGCCGGTGTTGGAAATAAGGATGAGGACTACGATAAGACCGATGTAAGGCAACTGACATTGTTCATGGAAGGTATGTGGAAACTCATCCAGCGCCAGAGATCAGAGGATACTTTGCGTGAATATGCCGATGAGCTCTTCAAAGTTAACGAGGAACTTTCAAAGACCAACGAAGAACTTTCACAGGCAAACGAGGAACTGAAATCCCTTGACAGGATGAAGGATGATTTTCTCTCAAACGTAAGTCATGAATTTAAGACTCCGCTAACTTCAATTCAGGGATACAGCCAGCTAATTTCTGACGGAACACTTGGTGAAGTGAACGAACAGCAGCAAAAGGCTGTTGAGACAGTTCTCAGGAACTCAGAGCGCCTTCGAAGGCTTGTGGATTCATTGTTGTATCTCAGTCGTGCCCAGTCCGGTAAACTTAACTATTCTTTTGAAAAGCTTGACATTAAGGATATACTGGACCATGCAGTCCAGGATCTTGCGCTTCAGGCTGCAAGCAAGAACATAGAACTGATAACTGAAATTCCATCTGATCTGCCACAGCTTTCTGTTGACCGTGATAAGATGATGGATGTTTTTGTGAACCTGATCGATAATGCGGTGAAGTTCACTCAAGATGGTGGCAAAGTCACAGTTTCCGCACATGTTTCCGAAGGTTCGATGTATCTTGACGTTGAAGATACGGGTATTGGAATCCCCGAAGATAAGATACCTATGCTTTTCCAGCGTTTCTACCAGGTCGATTCCTCAGTGAAAAGGAGATATGGTGGAACAGGTCTCGGTTTGTATATCTGTAAGAAGATAGTTGAGGATCATAAAGGTGATATTTACGTTAGCAGTGAAGAGGGCAAGGGTACAACTGTCCATGTCCGTCTTCCTCTTGAACAATGA
- a CDS encoding GTP-binding protein: MKVIIVGGFLGSGKTTTLRNLGKHLIDKGHKIAIIVNEVGEVGVDGETISSSGLVTKELTSGCICCSLKVSMEFTLDSLIEDYDPDVVIIEPTGIAFPLQIKEHIELMDLGELSFAPVVTLIDASRFGAEWSQIPKFIENQIKESEIVCINKIDLVDRETIAASTQKALEINPDAIVVEFSAKNADDKFERFMDLLTGESELHQDREDVNSMEVSGVGSYAGEYSITSNGKDVDQVTNMLVHTLVNIKDKVKEINPDFVGHIKISFKSASGLVKGSLTSSEGEPVVEILDEKGDGEEHLKFLSAVTKVEKEDLVEIVDACIQENLKKENVEFEKTHSHVHDEPNFISLEL; this comes from the coding sequence ATGAAAGTCATAATTGTAGGCGGTTTTCTTGGTAGTGGCAAAACTACCACTTTAAGGAATCTTGGTAAACATCTCATTGATAAAGGTCACAAGATAGCCATAATTGTCAATGAGGTTGGTGAGGTCGGAGTGGACGGTGAGACTATTTCAAGCAGCGGTCTTGTGACAAAGGAACTCACAAGCGGTTGCATATGCTGTTCACTCAAGGTCAGCATGGAGTTTACTCTGGATTCTTTGATAGAGGATTATGATCCGGATGTTGTTATTATCGAACCTACCGGAATTGCATTCCCGTTGCAGATAAAGGAGCATATTGAGCTTATGGACCTTGGAGAACTTTCCTTTGCTCCGGTTGTTACACTCATTGATGCAAGCAGGTTTGGTGCAGAGTGGAGTCAGATACCAAAGTTCATTGAGAATCAGATAAAAGAGTCTGAAATAGTCTGTATCAATAAGATCGATCTTGTTGACAGGGAAACCATTGCAGCCTCAACTCAGAAAGCACTGGAAATAAATCCCGATGCCATTGTTGTTGAATTCTCTGCAAAGAATGCCGATGATAAGTTTGAAAGATTCATGGACCTTCTGACTGGCGAAAGTGAGCTCCATCAGGATCGTGAGGACGTGAACTCCATGGAAGTCTCAGGTGTTGGAAGCTATGCAGGTGAGTATTCCATTACTTCCAATGGCAAAGATGTTGATCAGGTAACAAACATGCTGGTCCATACTCTTGTGAATATCAAGGACAAAGTAAAAGAGATAAATCCTGATTTTGTAGGTCATATCAAGATAAGTTTCAAATCTGCTTCAGGTCTTGTGAAAGGCAGCCTTACTTCTTCTGAAGGTGAACCTGTAGTTGAGATCCTTGATGAGAAAGGCGATGGAGAAGAACATCTCAAGTTCCTCAGTGCTGTGACTAAGGTTGAAAAAGAGGATCTTGTGGAGATCGTTGATGCCTGCATCCAGGAGAATCTGAAAAAGGAAAATGTGGAGTTTGAAAAGACTCATTCTCATGTCCACGATGAGCCTAATTTTATAAGTCTTGAACTGTGA
- a CDS encoding cupin domain-containing protein, translating to MKGFSINIEEATLENTNFRKVLYTSKHSQLVLMSLKPMEEIGMEVHEENDQFFRFESGQGKCIIDGNEYELGDGVAVVVPAGAQHNVINTSKTEELKLYTIYSPAHHKDGIVRSTKQEAEANEADFDGKTTE from the coding sequence ATGAAAGGATTTTCTATAAATATCGAAGAGGCTACTCTGGAAAACACCAATTTCCGTAAGGTCCTCTACACTTCAAAGCACAGCCAGCTTGTACTTATGAGCCTTAAACCAATGGAAGAAATAGGAATGGAAGTCCATGAGGAAAATGACCAGTTCTTCCGTTTTGAGAGCGGACAGGGTAAGTGCATAATTGATGGCAATGAGTATGAACTCGGTGACGGTGTTGCAGTTGTTGTACCGGCAGGTGCACAGCACAATGTCATTAACACCTCAAAAACAGAGGAACTCAAATTATATACTATCTATTCCCCGGCACACCACAAGGATGGAATTGTACGTTCCACAAAGCAGGAAGCTGAGGCAAACGAAGCGGACTTTGACGGAAAGACCACAGAGTAA
- a CDS encoding DUF2148 domain-containing protein, producing MKQNPELEVLETLAGTILVAARTAPKGKGIDDIVTYIFDDDDRMELADKMVELSEIKGLKFLIRDAHNVRDADCLLIIGLKPSGVSSLNCGACGFETCADMVMHKKVKVEFTGPHCMIKYMDLGIAVGSAAAKAKDLCIDNRILYSAGAAACYSGMVDADVAMAMPLSIKGKNIFFDRSSTR from the coding sequence ATGAAACAGAATCCTGAGCTTGAAGTACTTGAAACGCTTGCAGGAACTATTCTTGTGGCTGCAAGGACAGCACCGAAAGGTAAGGGTATCGATGATATTGTGACCTATATCTTCGATGATGATGACAGAATGGAACTTGCTGATAAGATGGTGGAACTCAGTGAGATCAAAGGTCTGAAATTCCTTATCCGTGATGCTCATAATGTAAGGGATGCTGATTGTTTGTTGATAATTGGCCTGAAACCTTCAGGTGTAAGCTCACTTAACTGTGGTGCATGTGGATTTGAGACCTGTGCCGATATGGTTATGCACAAGAAGGTGAAGGTGGAATTCACAGGCCCACATTGCATGATCAAGTACATGGATCTGGGAATTGCAGTGGGTTCTGCTGCCGCCAAGGCAAAGGATCTGTGCATCGATAACAGGATCCTATACTCTGCAGGAGCCGCAGCATGCTATTCCGGTATGGTCGATGCGGATGTTGCAATGGCAATGCCGCTAAGTATCAAGGGCAAGAACATCTTCTTTGACAGGTCATCCACAAGGTGA
- a CDS encoding arsenate reductase ArsC, translating to MTSDTNKIKVLFICVRNSGRSQIAEAYLKKIGGDRFEVESAGYKPEPVNDLVRKVMEEDGFDLSDKKPQSAWDLFKEGRLYKYVITVCDRAHEEECPIFPRPYVQLHWPYPDPESFTGTQEEKLEQTRNLRDLIRKRVEQFVEDVDNS from the coding sequence ATGACATCAGATACCAACAAAATTAAAGTCCTTTTCATATGTGTTCGCAACAGCGGCAGAAGCCAGATAGCCGAAGCCTATCTGAAAAAGATTGGTGGCGACAGGTTTGAAGTTGAAAGTGCAGGCTATAAACCAGAACCAGTTAATGATCTGGTACGGAAAGTCATGGAAGAGGATGGTTTTGATCTTAGTGACAAAAAACCTCAGTCTGCATGGGATCTTTTCAAAGAGGGCAGATTATACAAGTATGTCATAACGGTATGTGACAGGGCACATGAAGAAGAATGTCCGATTTTCCCAAGACCATATGTTCAACTTCACTGGCCTTACCCTGATCCTGAAAGTTTTACCGGAACCCAGGAGGAAAAACTTGAACAAACACGTAATCTCAGGGATTTGATCAGGAAAAGAGTTGAGCAATTTGTAGAAGATGTTGACAACTCATGA